GCTATTTTTTATTTAACACAAGCTCTTGATTTTGCTGTGAAGCACAATAGTATTCAATTAGAGAGTAGAATAAGACGTGAATTAGGTGAATGTTATAGAATTGAAGGTAATGAAGAAGAGAAAATAAAGGTATTAATACCTTTAATAATGGATGATAAGTATAATGGACTGGATATTGTGTACAAGTATTGTATCGTAGAAAATATAATAGAAGCTTTTTTAGCAACAGATAAATTAGAAAATGCTAATAAACTCATTGAATATATGGAAGAAAGTTATATAACAAATGAGTCATTAGAAAAGGATCATTGTACTTTTTTATTGATTGAATGTAAGATTAGATACTTAATAAATAAAAGAGATGAAGATCAGGATATAAAGCTATTATATAGTGAGATGAAAAAAGTATATCATAGGATAAAAGATAAATGTTTTTTTAGTAATTTAGATTATCATATGACTAATCTTGAAGGAGATATTTATTTTTATTTGGGGGAATATGAAAAATCTTTTGAAATTCATAACAGGTTATTAAAGTATAGCATTGACAATGGAAATAAAAGATTAGTTATAGAGTATTATGGTAAAGTGTCAGCAGATTATGAGAAATTAGGCGATATAAAAAATGCAAGTAAATTTTTAAAAAAGAATATTAAGATGAAAAAAGAATGGTATGAAAATCAAAGTGATCTTTATACACAAATACTTTTAAGAGAATATGATATTAATAATAAAAATAAGGAAATATCTAAATTAATGTCTATGAAAGAACGGTTGACAGATATTCGTAATATGGATGGAGTAACGGGGATATTTAATAGAAGATTTTTAGAAGAAATTATAGAGGGAACGACAAGTGGTGAAGAAATTTTAAAAGAGGTATCTATATTAATGATAGATGTCGATTATTTTAAAAAGTATAATGATAATTATGGACACCTTAAAGGTGATGAGGTTTTAAAGAGTATTGGTGATATTTTGAGGAGTGTATGTAATACGGAAGAAAAGATAGCTATAAGATACGGGGGAGAAGAGTTCCTTGCTATTCTTTATAATAAAGATTATAAAGAGTCTATAGAAATAGCAGAG
Above is a genomic segment from Clostridium bornimense containing:
- a CDS encoding GGDEF domain-containing protein: MIEYKFIEESIDKVRNYGKFPLKFEELNSIKKSVNEYINYIKKGTLFHEQSKCYFLIGLINLIVKEDEMALEDIKKAITLLSNSDLADTEYEAVLKGYLSIIYFQQGDIIEFEKSFKEAEEKFKILASYEELLNLYLMIVELLSRKEEFYDDINKYLEKIHKIVSDSEVDNLDLCYYTLGKVNTLVFNNIIGAIFYLTQALDFAVKHNSIQLESRIRRELGECYRIEGNEEEKIKVLIPLIMDDKYNGLDIVYKYCIVENIIEAFLATDKLENANKLIEYMEESYITNESLEKDHCTFLLIECKIRYLINKRDEDQDIKLLYSEMKKVYHRIKDKCFFSNLDYHMTNLEGDIYFYLGEYEKSFEIHNRLLKYSIDNGNKRLVIEYYGKVSADYEKLGDIKNASKFLKKNIKMKKEWYENQSDLYTQILLREYDINNKNKEISKLMSMKERLTDIRNMDGVTGIFNRRFLEEIIEGTTSGEEILKEVSILMIDVDYFKKYNDNYGHLKGDEVLKSIGDILRSVCNTEEKIAIRYGGEEFLAILYNKDYKESIEIAEEIINKVRETNIEHKYSDIANIITVSIGIATASIFDSYIELIREADEALYIAKNNGKNKYIHLKDNR